tcataatataaatatcgatAAGAGGTGTATCCGCGTTGTTCGTATATCTACACAAGATCAGTAGGTAGACTTAGATAAGCAGAGACCTCGATTAGTTCATTTGAAGACTGacctttgtatttattatgacgAATGATTGCGTATTTCttcttatttctatttcttcaAACTCGTGGGCCTCGATAGGAAAGCAAGCCTTCTCGTTCATAAAGTCCGGTATCAatgtattcaaaaaatattagtacagaTTAAATGTCAGGAAATCGCCCCTTTAATTAGTTAGGAAAAATGTGAGAGCACCGTGTGTACCGTGCGGTCGGGCGCAGGTGGCGATGAACATCCTGAACAACGGACGGTTCGGCATGGCGGCGGCGCTGGCGGGCACGCAGCGCGCGGCCGTGCGTCAGGCGGCTGAGCACGCGGCCACGCGCGTGCAGTTCGGCAAGCGGCTCGTCGAGTTCGGCACCATCCAGGTCAGTGTCTATCGATACATTCGCTAATACATTATACGCAgagtttgaaataaacatacatgtCGATCGTATCTGCAGGAGAAATTGGCGCGCATGAGCACATTACAGTATGTGACGGAGTCGCTGGCCTACATGGTGAGCGGCAACATGGACTCGGGCTGCCAGGACTACCACCTCGAGGCCGCCATCAGCAAGGTATTGTAATGTCGTAGTGTATCAGTCCTTTCGTTACTGCGTGACGCAGTCGCATTTTGGAGCCGCTATCAGCAAAAATCATGTAACGAAACACTCTATACAGAACACTATATAAAGTTGACCTTGTATTATGTTATTTCCAatctataacaaaaataattcattttgtttGACCGCACACAGTTATAAACCATTATATCCTTTGTTCTCTATTAGTGAACGATCTTCTTATATTAAAGTATTGATTTTTGTCAGGTGTTCGCGTCGGACGCTGCGTGGACGGTGACGGATGAGGCGATCCAGATCCTCGGCGGGATGGGATTCATGAAGGCGACAGGTCTCGAGGTAACATGACGCATTCGACATATTctctattatttttcattgcagtTTGACAATgctaatgaaattaaataatgcattttgtacaatattttatagataaaagtagtaaaagttgattaatataatgtttgcATATAGCGAGTGCTGCGTGATCTTCGCATCTTCCGCATCTTCGAGGGCACCAACGACATCCTGCGGCTGTTCGTCGCTCTCACCGGCATCCAGTTCGCCGGCTCTCATCTGCAGGTTACTTCTATTTACTATCTCGGTGCCACATGCTTAACATAACTCTAGAAATACGTTCTTACACTTAGTATtatggaatattaaaaaaagatcatatttatcttctttgaatatttaaactgggttttgtattatttcactattttgaaattgtacAACTCcgttatgtaatttttaagtttgaagGCATTTCATATAGTAGTGCACCGcggatatacatatacaatgaTAGATAGTACATTCGTAGTACACGGTCGTGCCCTCAGGAGCTGCAGCGCGCGTTCAAGAACCCGGCCGCCAACCTCGGGCTGATCTTCAGCGAGGCGTCGCGTCGCGCGTCGGCGGCCGTGGGGCTCCGGCGCGGgcccgccgccgcgccgctGGTGGCCGCGGAGCTGCGCGCGCCCGCGCTCGAGCTCGAGAAGGCCGTGCAGGTGCGACTAAACAACTCTACTCTTCCTTAACTCTTGAGTAGACGAAGGAACGACGACGATCTCTATGTTATCGCTTCGCGTTCCGTTCGGACGTCGATGAAAGGGTTTTCACCGTTGCAGGAGTTCGGTCGCGGCGTGGAAGCCGCTCTCGTGAAGTACGGGCGCGGCATCGTGGACGAGCAGTTCGTGCTGAACAGACTGGCGTCGGCCGCCATCGACCTGTACACGACGGCGACGGTGCTGTCGCGGGCGTCGCGCGCGGCGCGGCTGTCGCTGCCGGCGGCGGCGCACGAGCTGCGGCTGGCGGCCGCGTGGGCGGACGAGGCGCTGGCGCGCGTGCCCAGCGCGCTGGCGGCCACTCGCGACACGCGCGCGCTGAAGCAGTACGAGCGCCTCTCGCGCCTCGGCCAGGACGTGGCCGCCGGCGGCGGCGTGCCCACCCTCAACCCTCTCAATGTATAGGAATCTTGTCTTAGAATcgattgttaatatttatttttgataggCGAAAGTATATCTCTTTACCGtagttaatgaaataatacataagtgattaaaaatattattttattagtctgtttattttcttaaaacgtCGATTCTTTGAATTCGCGTCTCCGACCTTCGTTTCGTAGTGATTTCCGCCGTCACGTGTATTTGTCTCTGTCACACATCGATCTGCACGGAGCAGTCCCAGGCGCGGGCGTTGACCTGCCGCAGCGTGGAGCGCAGCGCGGCGCCGGGTCCGAGCGCGAGAGTGAGAGGGAAGTGTTCCCCTCTCGGTCTGGCGTAGAGCGCGTGCAGCGCCTGCTCCCAGCGCACAGGGCGCGCCACATGCCGCGCCAGCGTGCGCCGCACGTCGGCTGCGGCGCCGTGCGCGCGCGCGTCCACGCACGACACCACCGGCACGAGGGGCCGCGACACCTGAACCACGCCACtaattttttatctcgaaatcaGTGGAAAAAGATtggaaagttatcgcgttacacacatcatacatacaaaaaaatatttttgccgcaagtagaatgttagacaaGTTGACAATTAGTATTGTATACTCGTGTAGAAcaacacttgcttccggtgaaagaagtTACGCACTAGCGTGTATGCGTCTTCTCCTAAATGGCTTTAGGCAACTGGTTTCGTGAAGTTAAATAACTGTAGGTTGAAAGGCAAACTGCTGGTATACTAGAATCCGAGGGACGCCGGTCGCGCCCGTTGCTTTCAAAAGGGTTTGGCCCAGTGCGGCAGCGGCTGGTCCAGTGTCACACGTCGCTCGGGCTCTTCAACATGAAAGACCATTTTTCAAGGCGGGACTACATTTCaccgtatttataatactaccTTTGGCTGATAAATGCTTTGGCTTTGTCCCAGAATGCAATGAATGCTAAATCTAAATATGATAGCTACTGTCAAGTGAtacaagtttaataaattttaagagCAAGGTTGAACATGCCTCAATACTCTGTAGCGCCTCTCGCAGAGCTAGCTGCGCCTTGTGCATGAGCGGCGTGTGGAAGGCGCCCTCGGCCTCCACGCGCGCGCAGCGACGGATCCCGAACTTGGACCCGTTCGACTCCAGCCATTTCAAAGCCTGAGAAACACAGAAAAACCTTCCTGACATCGAATCCTATTTCTGTATACACACAGTACTATTGAAGACTTCCAACCGAATATTAGTTAATTCATAACTAGCGGCCAGTCACGtcttcgctctggtaaaaacatgataaattatacccctgaaccttcctcaggaatcacttcCACAcacattggtgaaaaccgcatgaaaatccgtgcagtagtttttgtgtttatcaaattcaaaattctttattcaatttatacatcacttattgacgtcaaaaaaattactcaaactaagtctactgcttccaaagcgcaggtgaagaagcggcgcaacaaacttcacctcagccttttctccaaggacgtaaattaacaaatataggtcttatacatatattaaaaattaggaggacgaatttacatcattattaaaaatgtcgcGAAactcgcgaacagacagacgcggaagaggactttgttttataatatgtaaggataataaaGTTACAAACCGCCTCATCGCCAGCAACGACCTTGCAGTTGGGATAGAGATAGTTGGCAATCTGCGCCACGGGGTCGACGACCCCGCACTCTGTCGCATGTTCCTGAGCCGCTTTCAGCGCTAGCGGCAGTCGAGCGTCTGCAGCCAGCCACACCTGATGTTCAGATTACCTTCAAAAGTTCTACTCATcccaattatataattacgttATTATAGCTACATTATAGCTATTTTAAAAGTACGGGGAAGGACTAGACTACCTTTCATTCCAGGAAAGGAGGGGACTTATTTGATTTAGATAGAGAGCGGAAATGAACAAACTGTGAGCATGCCGCCGGGTCGCTCTTGTGCGGCGGCGCGCATAGCGGCCGTGCGCAGCTCCAGCAGCTGCAGCGCGCGCTCCAGCGGCAGCGCGCGCGCGAACACCAGCGCCGCCAGCTCACCCAGCGAGAACCCCGCGGCGCCGCGCACGCGCTCCACGGCGCTCGGCCGCAGCTCGCGCGCGCGCTCCAGCGCCGCCAGCGACGTCACCACCACCGCCGTCTGGCAGCGCCGCGCCAGCTCCTCCGCCGGGCCCTCCGTGCACACGCGCCACACGTTCCatctaaattcaaatcatttattcagaaattagaccttcacaggcactttttctcgtcaatttttatatttatagttatttctcacaagctacaaactactggcatttcagaacgaccactgctgagaagagatgccgaaagaaactaatttgaacagtgttgatccctatcatgccagaagggcttaccattattgtttcttacaatgtttttttctaataatatataaaaatacataatgtacatagtcaaaaggtatatcaaaacggTATCAAAAGGTTATGATTGAGTGATATGATCGAGTGCTACAAattaacaaacttacaaattaacttacacaaaaatatatgagaaaagAGAtaaccagttccctctggcagcacccatTCATGAGTTGACacatgggtcagccatcgctagctcaaccataatagagggaatcTCACAATTATAGGCAAATTAGATTCGAATAAATTATGAGTTTGATATTGTAGTAAGCTTGAAAGTGTTACCCAACGACACTAGATGCTAGGTCATAGAGTTCTCGGGCGGCAGGAATGTCGGCGAGCAAACGGCCCATGCCCACGCGCTGCGAGCCTTGCCCTGGGAACAGTAGCACGGTGGTCTCCTGTGACGGCGTGCGGTGTTCTGTCTCGTCCCCGCCGGAACCCGGCCGCGCCGCGTATGGCTGTGTGGCCCACTCCAGCGCTGGCTCGCGCTGTTGCCCTTCTCCAAAAGAGCTGGCATCGTTCAGAAGATTTTTAAGTGGGCTTTCCCCTTGGAAATTAGATCCTTTACACCGcactttattttttggaaaGATCGTTCGAATGAAACATGCTCGGCACAGTATTCTATGTATAGACATTTTTAAAGACTTGTTTCAAGTAATCAACTTATTAAATtacgattaataaaaaaagacgaTACGAAACCAAgtgttttctttcttattcATTTGATAAAACCTGATTAAACTAGGTTTGTAGGTATCTACCGagttctattatttatttcgttccTTTCCTTTCTTcgtactttatttttcactttacTCACTAACCTAACCACTTTAATATTGTCATTCTTGACAATGACATTGTCTAACCCCACATTTCTATTCTCTAAGCCACATTTACACTCGGCCGCTGTCACTTCTCCTGCGCTTAGTACAAACTTAGGTACTAAATCAATGTTGGTGCTGAACTTTTTGCCAGACGTCTTATTAGTGATGTAGgtagtacctaataaaatcaatcttactttgaattttgtaataataaggTAGAAGATAAatgagatatatattttaaacttgtatttttattttaaatttgtcattttaGGCGAAGCTcaccgtaataaaaaaaattaaggacAGATAACAAACCTGTTTCGGTTGGGTTAGCTTGTAATCAAACAAAAcggagcgagcgaagcgagtgGATCAAACTGTGTTTACGTTCATATCGATGCAAACACtgctgtcagattttattagtaGGTAGTCGCAAGTAATGTAAAGGCATGACTtgcgactacctaccgccgaTTAGTGGCAAGTAGACGCGTAAtatacactagtgaactaaactgtccaccaatgtgcaggttttacaatgttttccttcaccagaactATTAACAGTCTATTAGCGGTCTAATAGTAGCGATTCGATTATCTAAATCTGTCAATGACATACCTGTCAGTCAATGTCAACAATGCCAACCAagttgaattgaattgaaacaaaacaagGCTAACAAGGTCTTCCATCCAAAGTTCCACTTCACAGTCTTGAGTTTCTGATATTAATTTACTCTTTGAGTTTTTGtctgttgtgtgtgtgtgtggtgGCTGCTTATCAACTTAAACTTATCTCCATCCCTGAACTtagaaactaaatataattttaataaaacaagtgTAAAATACAGTAGGTATTAATCACGCTGTATGTAGGTAGTTAAAGCTGAATTTATTCTGCTTATTTGGTTCTGTGGATTGAGCGAGTTTTTGGATTGGtagaatatt
This DNA window, taken from Plodia interpunctella isolate USDA-ARS_2022_Savannah chromosome 2, ilPloInte3.2, whole genome shotgun sequence, encodes the following:
- the Acadvl gene encoding very long-chain specific acyl-CoA dehydrogenase, mitochondrial encodes the protein MKGSNLVKCAKHCLSGNRQQLCRSSSSAATTAAAASRSRPAPRESASFTLNLFRGLLEPAQVFPYPEPLSDDQKQMLNELVPPVEKFFEEVNDPAKNDATAQIEESTLSGLWELGAFGLQVPADLGGLGLSNTQYARLVEIVGANDLGVGITLGAHQSIGFKGILLFGTPEQKAEYLPRVTGGQYAAFCLTEPSSGSDAGSIKTRAVLSPDGQHFILNGSKIWISNGGIAEIMTVFAQTPVEKDGKTVDKVTAFIVERGFGGVSSGPPENKMGIRCSNTTEVYYEDVKVPVRCVLGGVGNGFKVAMNILNNGRFGMAAALAGTQRAAVRQAAEHAATRVQFGKRLVEFGTIQEKLARMSTLQYVTESLAYMVSGNMDSGCQDYHLEAAISKVFASDAAWTVTDEAIQILGGMGFMKATGLERVLRDLRIFRIFEGTNDILRLFVALTGIQFAGSHLQELQRAFKNPAANLGLIFSEASRRASAAVGLRRGPAAAPLVAAELRAPALELEKAVQEFGRGVEAALVKYGRGIVDEQFVLNRLASAAIDLYTTATVLSRASRAARLSLPAAAHELRLAAAWADEALARVPSALAATRDTRALKQYERLSRLGQDVAAGGGVPTLNPLNV
- the beg gene encoding probable malonyl-CoA-acyl carrier protein transacylase, mitochondrial, with amino-acid sequence MSIHRILCRACFIRTIFPKNKVRCKGSNFQGESPLKNLLNDASSFGEGQQREPALEWATQPYAARPGSGGDETEHRTPSQETTVLLFPGQGSQRVGMGRLLADIPAARELYDLASSVVGWNVWRVCTEGPAEELARRCQTAVVVTSLAALERARELRPSAVERVRGAAGFSLGELAALVFARALPLERALQLLELRTAAMRAAAQERPGGMLTVWLAADARLPLALKAAQEHATECGVVDPVAQIANYLYPNCKVVAGDEAALKWLESNGSKFGIRRCARVEAEGAFHTPLMHKAQLALREALQSIEVSRPLVPVVSCVDARAHGAAADVRRTLARHVARPVRWEQALHALYARPRGEHFPLTLALGPGAALRSTLRQVNARAWDCSVQIDV